One Streptomyces sp. ML-6 genomic region harbors:
- a CDS encoding helix-turn-helix transcriptional regulator: MSGEDSTRLARALIEFREAEGISERELARRTWLSEATIRTFERDRGDLPTPTVARSFEEVLGWAPGSIKTAPSEAMGRETSADAAMDLE; this comes from the coding sequence ATGAGCGGAGAGGATTCGACACGGCTGGCGAGAGCCCTCATCGAGTTCCGAGAGGCCGAGGGCATCTCGGAGCGTGAACTCGCGCGCCGCACCTGGCTGAGTGAGGCGACCATCAGGACCTTTGAACGCGACCGTGGGGACCTGCCCACCCCGACCGTTGCCCGAAGCTTCGAGGAAGTACTCGGCTGGGCTCCGGGCAGCATCAAGACCGCGCCGTCCGAGGCGATGGGCCGTGAGACATCGGCCGACGCGGCCATGGACCTCGAGTAG
- a CDS encoding TetR/AcrR family transcriptional regulator, translating into MASKGDKTRARLAESMLELIQTSGYSGTGLNAVIEHATAPKGSIYFHFPDGKEGLGVAAIELATQQFEALIAESVASSGGAAAAARTVVETLATIVGESDFRLGCPVSVVTLEMGAESERLRHACATAFESWIAPTARFLEANGLATENARSLATVIVSTIEGAVIVSRATRSTQPLHTAAEVVSELIAHRINNTEEAR; encoded by the coding sequence ATGGCATCCAAGGGAGACAAGACCCGGGCTCGGCTCGCCGAATCGATGCTCGAACTCATCCAAACCAGCGGCTACAGCGGCACTGGTCTGAACGCAGTGATCGAGCACGCCACGGCCCCCAAGGGATCGATCTACTTCCACTTTCCTGACGGGAAGGAGGGTTTGGGGGTCGCCGCGATCGAACTCGCCACTCAGCAGTTCGAGGCTCTGATCGCCGAATCTGTGGCCTCGTCGGGCGGCGCTGCCGCAGCGGCACGCACCGTCGTCGAGACTTTGGCCACCATCGTGGGCGAGAGCGACTTCCGGCTCGGCTGCCCGGTATCCGTCGTTACTCTCGAAATGGGTGCGGAGAGCGAGCGGCTGCGTCATGCCTGCGCAACGGCCTTTGAATCATGGATCGCTCCGACTGCGAGGTTCCTCGAAGCGAACGGGCTCGCTACCGAGAACGCCCGCAGCCTAGCGACCGTCATTGTCTCGACGATCGAGGGCGCAGTCATTGTCTCCCGCGCGACGCGTAGCACCCAGCCGCTGCACACGGCCGCCGAAGTTGTGTCCGAACTCATCGCACATCGCATCAACAACACGGAAGAGGCCCGATGA
- a CDS encoding alpha/beta fold hydrolase yields the protein MKTHRTSRHALIFGASGLIGRHLVMTLAEAGANVTAVVRTGESGARVMRWLRTHGLTQPVNVAIVDFDAPEILVGGTAAFADVTEIHNCAGSFRFGMPAEEARSANVGIVEKLIDFASDLPQLQRLVHISGYRVGGQNPAAVPWSDEHRAAVYAELGGYEASKVESDAIFQARAAERGVPWTIINPATVIGDSATGESDQHIGIATTIEQMWRGTASALPAGKSTFVPVLTVDYMANFMAAAAVDPHAAGKAYWILDDATPPLGDLFTHVGQHLGAKVPSLRIPIGVIKRLPQWVTKADPETLGFLSSDRYPTGPAIELAARHGIPMPDVRISLERWADYMAAHRFGASKGDERWFIDAGGVRTFELGAPGSNKLILPGLPVNADTWADVAASIGARAVDLPGLGLSGGSGIRDWERWLPAVLGEEPVELIGHSIGAAAAVLAADRIPARVSSLTLIAPFFLQPLADAGTRLRPFVRSYLRHTDAHQLSRRLTGSDASATALATTVDDLRRGRAAYVASQLVRTGSKRWRAELWEALRRFDGPVHIITGSDDPLDRSAANELAALPNVNLVSVPGAGHHPQLTHGDALIDLLKDLK from the coding sequence ATGAAAACTCATAGAACGTCACGACATGCACTAATTTTCGGAGCATCCGGACTCATCGGACGACACCTCGTCATGACCCTGGCCGAAGCAGGCGCGAACGTGACCGCGGTGGTGCGAACTGGCGAATCAGGAGCTCGCGTCATGCGGTGGCTCCGCACGCACGGTCTGACACAACCCGTCAACGTGGCAATCGTCGACTTCGACGCGCCTGAGATCCTGGTGGGCGGCACGGCGGCCTTCGCGGACGTGACTGAGATCCATAACTGCGCCGGCTCCTTCCGGTTCGGAATGCCAGCTGAGGAGGCGCGCAGCGCGAACGTCGGCATCGTCGAGAAGCTGATCGATTTCGCTTCGGATCTCCCGCAATTGCAGCGCCTGGTGCACATTTCCGGCTACCGCGTCGGTGGCCAGAATCCCGCTGCCGTGCCTTGGTCGGACGAGCACCGCGCGGCGGTGTATGCGGAGCTGGGTGGCTATGAGGCGTCAAAGGTTGAGTCCGATGCCATCTTCCAAGCCCGGGCCGCCGAGCGTGGGGTCCCCTGGACCATCATCAATCCGGCCACCGTGATTGGCGACAGCGCAACCGGTGAGTCAGATCAACACATTGGGATCGCCACCACTATCGAGCAGATGTGGCGCGGCACCGCGTCAGCACTCCCCGCCGGGAAGTCCACGTTCGTCCCGGTCCTGACAGTCGACTACATGGCGAACTTCATGGCCGCGGCAGCGGTCGATCCCCATGCTGCGGGCAAAGCGTACTGGATCCTTGACGATGCGACCCCGCCGCTCGGGGACCTGTTCACCCATGTTGGTCAGCACCTCGGCGCGAAGGTCCCGAGCCTGAGGATCCCGATCGGTGTCATCAAGCGCCTTCCCCAATGGGTCACCAAAGCGGATCCGGAGACCCTCGGCTTCCTGTCCTCCGATCGATACCCGACGGGGCCCGCCATCGAACTCGCCGCAAGGCATGGCATTCCAATGCCCGATGTACGGATCTCGCTCGAACGCTGGGCGGACTACATGGCCGCACACCGGTTCGGGGCGTCGAAGGGCGACGAACGATGGTTCATCGATGCAGGAGGCGTGCGGACATTCGAACTCGGCGCACCTGGATCCAACAAGTTGATCCTACCGGGCTTGCCGGTCAACGCCGATACCTGGGCCGACGTCGCCGCGAGCATTGGCGCGCGAGCGGTCGATCTGCCCGGCCTCGGCCTGAGTGGCGGATCGGGCATTCGGGACTGGGAACGCTGGCTGCCAGCGGTACTGGGCGAGGAACCTGTCGAACTCATCGGCCATTCCATCGGTGCGGCCGCGGCCGTGCTCGCGGCAGACCGGATTCCGGCTCGAGTCTCATCCCTTACGCTGATCGCACCGTTCTTCTTGCAACCCCTTGCAGACGCGGGGACTAGGTTGCGGCCGTTCGTACGCAGTTACCTGCGACACACGGATGCACACCAGCTGTCACGTCGACTTACTGGGTCAGATGCGAGCGCGACGGCGCTCGCGACCACAGTTGACGACCTCAGACGTGGCCGTGCCGCGTACGTGGCCAGCCAGCTCGTACGCACAGGATCGAAGCGCTGGCGCGCCGAGCTATGGGAAGCGCTCAGGCGGTTCGATGGCCCCGTCCATATCATCACGGGAAGCGATGACCCGCTCGACCGGAGCGCCGCGAACGAGCTTGCAGCGCTCCCGAATGTCAACCTCGTCTCGGTACCGGGTGCCGGACACCACCCTCAGCTGACCCACGGTGACGCACTCATCGATCTACTCAAGGACTTGAAGTAG
- a CDS encoding IS3 family transposase (programmed frameshift) produces the protein MARPSRYPLELRRRAVRMVAEVRGDHPTETAALQAVVEKLDIGSRETLRNWVKQHEIDAGQRPGTTTEESAQLKALKKENAELKRANEILKAAAFFLRGRARPATHTLVAFIDEHKGRFGGVEPICRTLTEHDCKIAPSTYYAHHKRRSTPSARTVRDTELKERISEAFQANYRVYGARKIWRELNRQGHRVARCTVERLMRELGIAGAVRGKRVITTLPGGQSERAPDLLDRDFVAAAPNRCWVADFTHVKTWSGVVHVAFVVDTFSRRIVGWSAATVKETIFVLDALEMAVWQRDRDQHPVRPGELIHHSDAGSQYTSFRLAEHLDTAGIAASIGSVGDAYDNALMESTIGLYKTELIKPRRPWKSLAQVELATAEWTDWYNHRRLHGEIGHVPPVEYEANYYMESTKPQVTTTI, from the exons ATGGCACGACCTTCCCGTTACCCGCTTGAGCTGCGCCGACGTGCGGTGCGCATGGTCGCCGAGGTCCGCGGCGACCACCCGACCGAGACCGCGGCCTTGCAGGCGGTGGTCGAGAAGCTGGACATCGGCTCCCGCGAGACGCTGCGGAACTGGGTCAAGCAGCACGAGATCGACGCCGGGCAGCGGCCGGGGACCACGACGGAGGAGTCCGCCCAGCTCAAGGCGTTGAAGAAGGAGAACGCCGAGCTGAAGCGGGCCAACGAGATCCTGAAGGCCGCGGCGT TCTTTCTTCGCGGCCGAGCTCGACCGGCCACACACACGCTCGTAGCGTTCATCGACGAGCACAAGGGCCGCTTCGGCGGCGTCGAGCCGATCTGCAGGACGCTCACCGAGCACGACTGCAAGATCGCCCCTTCCACCTACTACGCCCACCACAAACGCCGGAGCACACCGTCGGCCAGGACCGTGCGCGATACCGAACTGAAGGAACGGATCAGCGAGGCCTTCCAGGCCAACTACCGTGTCTACGGGGCGAGGAAGATCTGGCGTGAGCTGAACCGGCAGGGCCACCGCGTGGCCCGCTGCACCGTCGAGCGCCTGATGCGTGAACTTGGCATCGCCGGAGCGGTCCGCGGCAAGCGCGTGATCACCACGCTGCCCGGCGGCCAGTCCGAACGGGCGCCGGATCTGCTGGACCGCGACTTCGTCGCCGCTGCCCCGAACCGCTGCTGGGTCGCGGACTTCACCCACGTCAAAACCTGGTCCGGTGTCGTCCACGTCGCCTTCGTCGTGGATACGTTTTCCCGCCGGATCGTGGGCTGGTCCGCAGCCACCGTGAAGGAAACGATCTTCGTCCTGGACGCCCTGGAGATGGCCGTGTGGCAACGTGACCGAGACCAACATCCGGTGCGGCCGGGCGAGTTGATCCACCACTCGGATGCCGGATCGCAATATACGAGTTTCCGGCTCGCCGAGCATCTGGACACCGCCGGCATCGCCGCCTCGATCGGATCGGTCGGTGACGCCTACGACAATGCCCTGATGGAGAGCACGATCGGCCTGTACAAAACCGAGCTGATCAAGCCCCGGCGGCCCTGGAAATCGCTCGCCCAGGTCGAGCTGGCCACCGCCGAATGGACCGACTGGTACAACCACCGCAGGCTCCACGGTGAGATAGGCCACGTCCCGCCCGTCGAGTACGAAGCCAACTACTACATGGAATCCACGAAACCCCAGGTCACAACCACAATCTGA
- a CDS encoding DoxX family protein, with amino-acid sequence MSVVLWVAQALLAVLFTAAGGMKLIMSPEAMVPLMPWVVDFRPETIKAIGALEVLGAVGLILPRATNIAPVLTPAAAVGLAVIMAGGAVVHVTRGEYPHSIGNLTVLVVALLTAWGALRSLSSP; translated from the coding sequence GTGTCCGTCGTCCTGTGGGTCGCCCAGGCCCTCCTCGCCGTACTGTTCACCGCCGCCGGCGGGATGAAGCTGATCATGTCCCCGGAGGCCATGGTCCCCCTCATGCCGTGGGTCGTGGACTTCCGTCCCGAGACGATCAAAGCGATCGGAGCACTGGAGGTACTTGGTGCGGTGGGGCTGATCCTCCCCCGCGCCACGAACATCGCCCCGGTACTCACCCCGGCCGCCGCGGTCGGCCTCGCCGTCATCATGGCCGGCGGTGCGGTCGTGCATGTCACCCGAGGGGAATATCCCCACAGCATCGGCAACCTCACCGTGCTCGTGGTGGCTCTGCTGACCGCCTGGGGAGCACTTCGCTCCCTCTCCTCCCCCTGA
- a CDS encoding TetR/AcrR family transcriptional regulator, whose product MGSEQGRRLRRDAEANRQRIMAAARTVFAERGLGAPLEDVARQAEVNIATLYRRFPEREALIEAVLTDRMTDLARLAEEAMLNPDPWEGFKGFVERICAMQAADRAVTEAFTACFPDSPAMEEPRSRAIEALDALIRRAQQQHRLRPEITSSDVILFLMANTGVLSSTRHVAPGAWQRLVALLLDSCRPDGPSSPLPPVPGPEELHDAMLAARPRR is encoded by the coding sequence ATGGGATCCGAGCAGGGCCGAAGGCTGCGCAGGGACGCCGAGGCCAACCGGCAACGCATCATGGCGGCCGCCCGCACCGTGTTCGCCGAGCGCGGACTGGGCGCGCCGCTGGAGGACGTCGCGCGGCAGGCCGAAGTCAACATCGCCACGCTCTACCGGCGTTTCCCCGAACGGGAAGCCCTGATCGAGGCGGTGCTGACCGACCGCATGACTGATCTGGCCCGCCTCGCCGAGGAGGCGATGCTCAACCCCGACCCCTGGGAGGGCTTCAAGGGCTTCGTCGAGCGCATCTGCGCCATGCAGGCCGCCGACCGCGCCGTCACCGAGGCCTTCACCGCCTGCTTTCCCGACTCGCCGGCCATGGAAGAGCCACGTTCCCGCGCGATAGAAGCCCTTGACGCCCTGATCCGCCGAGCACAGCAACAACACCGCCTGCGCCCCGAGATCACCAGCAGCGACGTCATCCTGTTCTTGATGGCCAACACAGGCGTTCTGTCCTCCACCCGACACGTCGCCCCCGGCGCCTGGCAGCGCCTGGTCGCCCTGCTGCTCGACTCCTGCCGCCCCGACGGACCCTCGTCGCCGCTGCCGCCCGTTCCCGGCCCTGAGGAGCTTCACGACGCGATGCTCGCGGCACGGCCGCGTCGCTGA
- a CDS encoding lipase has protein sequence MVQLWYPAHAAAGLPRAPWMAGQAAAVFQQTGYLLPEYVTLPETHARIGAAADRRGGRRPVILYSHGHGQHRGSSTALVEELVSHGYVVVTIDHTYDAGQVEFPGGRVEKYAMPPLTGEDDDPTILKAVDVRVADTRFVLEELSRFVRDRRGPLPHGLGDILDLAGVGMFGHSLGGATAASAMAAGVPITAGTNLDGSLFGPVVANGLRKPFLLMSEDADNKPSWPEIWPRLRGWRRHLRLTGTRHFSYTDYETFMPQAASRLGATDEQLAEFIGPLDGTRGIDVQRHFLLAYFDLHLRGCRAPILDGPSPRYPEVRFIGGIG, from the coding sequence ATGGTTCAGCTCTGGTACCCCGCACACGCAGCAGCCGGCCTGCCCAGGGCGCCGTGGATGGCCGGACAGGCCGCCGCGGTCTTCCAGCAGACGGGGTACCTCCTCCCCGAGTACGTCACGCTGCCGGAGACGCACGCACGCATCGGCGCGGCAGCGGACAGGCGTGGGGGCCGACGTCCTGTGATCCTCTACTCCCATGGGCACGGGCAGCACCGCGGTTCCAGCACGGCGCTGGTCGAGGAACTTGTCAGCCACGGCTACGTCGTGGTCACCATCGACCACACTTATGACGCCGGGCAGGTCGAGTTCCCCGGTGGCCGGGTCGAGAAGTACGCGATGCCACCTCTCACGGGGGAGGACGACGACCCGACGATCCTCAAGGCCGTAGACGTGCGGGTGGCCGACACCCGTTTCGTGCTGGAGGAGTTGTCGCGGTTCGTACGAGACCGCCGGGGACCGCTCCCGCACGGACTCGGTGACATCCTCGACCTTGCCGGGGTCGGTATGTTCGGCCACTCCCTGGGCGGTGCGACCGCCGCCTCGGCGATGGCGGCAGGGGTGCCGATCACGGCAGGCACGAACCTCGACGGCAGTCTCTTCGGTCCTGTGGTGGCCAACGGGCTGCGCAAGCCGTTCCTCCTGATGAGCGAGGACGCGGACAACAAGCCGAGCTGGCCGGAGATCTGGCCCCGGCTGCGAGGATGGCGTCGCCATCTCCGGCTGACCGGTACCCGGCACTTCTCGTACACGGACTATGAGACATTCATGCCGCAGGCCGCCTCGCGGCTCGGAGCGACCGACGAGCAGCTGGCCGAGTTCATAGGGCCGCTCGACGGGACGCGCGGTATCGACGTCCAGCGGCACTTCCTGCTCGCCTACTTCGACCTTCACCTGCGCGGCTGTCGCGCCCCGATCCTCGATGGGCCGTCACCCCGGTATCCGGAGGTGCGTTTCATCGGTGGTATCGGATGA
- a CDS encoding IclR family transcriptional regulator, whose amino-acid sequence MESSVGRGFDVLSALAGRTVANHRGVSISDLARDMGRDRSQVSRTLNAMSEEEFLLRDAASRTLALHWRLYADAQELTAHRLRTDGQTALEGLAADTGESCYLGILVGDATVTIAERVPPGSNQIGSWIGRPYPAYCSDCGQALLCDAEDDEVASVLARTDFVRHGPNTPTSVDDFLQRLAGTRERGYSVIDEEAEPGLYSIAAPVRDFRGEVIAAIQVVGPRVRLAPRTDDHAAAALSWSRWLQDALRGRSTR is encoded by the coding sequence ATGGAATCGAGTGTGGGCCGGGGCTTCGACGTACTGTCCGCACTTGCCGGTCGCACGGTTGCCAACCACCGCGGCGTCTCGATCAGCGACCTGGCCCGCGACATGGGACGTGACCGCAGTCAGGTGTCCCGGACCCTCAACGCCATGTCCGAGGAGGAATTCCTCCTGCGCGACGCCGCGTCACGCACCCTCGCACTGCACTGGCGGCTGTATGCGGACGCACAGGAGCTCACAGCCCACCGGCTGCGCACGGACGGGCAGACGGCGTTGGAAGGGCTGGCCGCCGACACGGGCGAGAGCTGCTACCTCGGCATACTCGTCGGCGACGCCACCGTCACCATTGCGGAACGGGTGCCGCCGGGCAGTAACCAGATCGGCTCCTGGATCGGGCGGCCCTACCCGGCGTACTGCAGCGACTGCGGCCAGGCCCTGTTGTGCGACGCCGAAGACGATGAGGTCGCCTCGGTCCTCGCCCGCACCGATTTCGTACGCCACGGACCCAACACCCCCACCAGCGTCGACGACTTTCTCCAGCGCCTCGCGGGGACCCGCGAGCGCGGCTACTCCGTCATCGACGAGGAGGCCGAACCCGGCCTGTACTCGATCGCCGCACCGGTACGCGACTTCCGCGGTGAGGTGATCGCCGCGATCCAGGTCGTGGGACCGCGTGTCCGCCTGGCCCCCCGAACCGATGACCACGCGGCGGCGGCCCTCTCCTGGAGCCGTTGGCTCCAGGACGCACTGCGCGGCCGCAGCACCCGCTGA
- a CDS encoding amino acid permease: MTARHLVMIAMGGVIGSGLFISSGFTISQAGPLGAVLAYVVGAFVVYLVMTCLGELAVIYPVSGSFHIYAARSISPATGFATAWLYWLTWAVALGSEFTACGLLMQRWFPSISVWVWCVVFAAVVFAVNAFSARVFGETEYWFSLIKVVAVVALIVLGGAALAGFHPLADSGQAFPSLFENFTTDGGLFPHGFSGVLVTVLAAFYAFSGSELIGVAAGETADPATAVPKALRVTVVRLLIFFVGAITVIAAMIPYEKVGLDESPFVTVFSTVGIPYAADLMNFVIITALLSAGNSGLYSCARMLLSLSEEGQAPPALRRLNSRGIPMTALLLSMLGGLASLLSSVVAAETVYLVLVSVAGFAAVGVWMSIVASQFLHRRQFVKSGGDIRTLAYRTPFYPVVPVLAFTLCLASLVGIAFDPAQVTALYFGIPFVGACYLYYHLRHGAGQSAKATKTETGCS; the protein is encoded by the coding sequence ATGACCGCCCGCCACCTCGTCATGATCGCGATGGGCGGCGTCATCGGCTCCGGACTGTTCATCAGTTCCGGCTTCACCATCTCCCAGGCCGGCCCTCTCGGTGCCGTGCTCGCCTACGTCGTCGGCGCGTTCGTCGTCTACCTGGTCATGACCTGCCTCGGCGAACTCGCCGTCATCTACCCCGTCTCGGGCTCCTTCCACATCTACGCCGCCCGCTCCATCAGCCCGGCGACCGGATTCGCCACGGCATGGCTGTACTGGCTCACCTGGGCCGTCGCCCTCGGCTCCGAGTTCACCGCCTGCGGTCTGCTGATGCAGCGCTGGTTCCCCTCGATCAGCGTGTGGGTCTGGTGCGTGGTCTTCGCCGCGGTCGTCTTCGCCGTGAACGCCTTCTCGGCACGGGTCTTCGGTGAGACCGAGTACTGGTTCTCGCTGATCAAGGTCGTCGCCGTGGTCGCCCTCATCGTCCTGGGCGGTGCCGCCCTGGCCGGCTTCCACCCGCTCGCCGACAGCGGCCAGGCATTCCCGTCCCTCTTCGAGAACTTCACCACCGACGGCGGTCTCTTCCCCCACGGCTTCTCGGGCGTCCTGGTCACCGTCCTCGCAGCCTTCTACGCCTTCTCCGGGTCCGAACTCATCGGCGTCGCCGCGGGCGAGACCGCGGACCCTGCTACCGCCGTCCCCAAGGCGCTGCGGGTGACCGTCGTCCGGTTGCTGATCTTCTTCGTCGGTGCCATCACGGTGATCGCCGCGATGATCCCGTACGAGAAGGTCGGTCTCGACGAGAGCCCCTTCGTCACCGTCTTCTCGACCGTCGGCATCCCGTACGCGGCGGACTTGATGAACTTCGTGATCATCACGGCGCTGCTGTCGGCCGGGAACAGCGGACTGTATTCCTGCGCCCGCATGCTGCTCTCCCTGTCGGAAGAAGGACAGGCACCACCGGCACTGCGCCGCCTCAACTCCCGCGGCATCCCCATGACCGCGCTGCTGCTGAGCATGCTGGGCGGCCTCGCCTCCCTGCTCAGCAGCGTGGTCGCGGCGGAGACGGTCTACCTGGTGCTCGTCTCCGTGGCAGGCTTCGCTGCCGTCGGCGTCTGGATGTCCATCGTCGCCTCCCAGTTCCTGCACCGTCGGCAGTTCGTCAAGTCCGGCGGAGACATCAGGACCCTGGCCTACCGGACCCCGTTCTACCCGGTCGTGCCGGTACTCGCCTTCACCCTCTGCCTGGCATCGCTCGTCGGCATCGCCTTCGACCCGGCGCAGGTCACCGCCCTGTACTTCGGCATCCCGTTCGTCGGAGCCTGCTACCTCTATTACCACCTGCGCCACGGGGCCGGGCAGTCGGCCAAGGCGACAAAGACGGAGACGGGATGTTCATGA
- a CDS encoding HAD hydrolase-like protein — translation MNPTCLLLDLDGTLVDSAPGVTASAAAALRSVGAGVPDEPTLRSFVGPPMYESFRYVVGLDEETARRALHTYRADYAEHGALDSSLFTGVPEMLDALAGLGMTMGVATSKVQDQAERMTRHHRLDARLAAVCGIDESAGRTTKRQVIRLCLARLRVRGVDVSRPLMVGDRAYDVQSAAAEGIPAVHVRWGYGGPEEAAGAVASIAEPSELADLLTNDPT, via the coding sequence ATGAATCCGACCTGTCTCCTGCTGGACCTCGACGGCACCCTGGTCGACTCGGCGCCGGGCGTCACCGCCAGTGCCGCGGCCGCGCTGCGCAGCGTGGGTGCAGGGGTGCCGGACGAGCCCACCCTGCGCTCCTTCGTCGGACCGCCGATGTACGAGTCCTTCCGGTACGTCGTCGGCCTCGACGAGGAGACGGCGCGGCGGGCCCTGCACACCTACCGGGCCGACTACGCGGAGCACGGTGCCCTCGACAGCTCCCTGTTCACGGGCGTTCCGGAGATGCTTGACGCCCTGGCCGGGCTGGGGATGACGATGGGCGTGGCAACGTCCAAGGTCCAGGACCAGGCCGAACGCATGACCCGGCACCACCGTCTGGACGCTCGTCTGGCTGCAGTCTGCGGCATCGACGAGTCGGCGGGACGGACCACCAAGCGCCAGGTCATCCGGCTCTGCCTCGCTCGGCTGCGTGTACGTGGGGTCGATGTCTCCAGGCCGCTCATGGTCGGCGACCGGGCGTACGACGTGCAGAGCGCGGCGGCCGAGGGGATCCCCGCCGTCCATGTGCGGTGGGGCTACGGCGGCCCCGAAGAGGCCGCGGGTGCCGTCGCGTCCATCGCCGAGCCCTCAGAACTGGCCGACCTGCTGACGAACGATCCGACCTGA
- a CDS encoding cyclase family protein: protein MDHFPEPRLWAALRELTETSVHTDLTHAFHPGQPHFPAFPDERREMPFDMKRGDGFNVHLYTLVGQWGTHVDPPVHFVDGARTLDDIPVEEMLLPLVVLDISDRVEADPDSVPTLDDVTAWEGRNGRIPAGAFVALRTGWSRRWPAPSAMANRDEAGLSHAPGWSGPVLRHLFEEVGVTAIGHEQTDTDPGLATSAGDFSLERYVLERDRWQIELMANLDRVPEAGALIVATWPKPQGGSGFPARVFALHGAECPVR, encoded by the coding sequence ATGGACCACTTCCCCGAGCCCCGCCTGTGGGCCGCCCTGCGCGAACTGACCGAGACGTCCGTGCACACGGACCTCACCCACGCCTTCCATCCGGGCCAGCCGCACTTTCCGGCGTTCCCGGACGAGCGCCGCGAGATGCCCTTCGACATGAAGCGCGGCGACGGCTTCAATGTGCACCTCTACACGCTCGTCGGCCAGTGGGGCACCCACGTCGACCCGCCCGTGCACTTCGTGGACGGCGCACGCACGCTGGACGACATTCCCGTCGAGGAGATGCTCCTGCCGCTGGTCGTCCTCGACATCTCCGACCGTGTCGAGGCCGACCCCGACTCCGTGCCCACGCTGGACGACGTGACCGCCTGGGAAGGGCGCAACGGCCGCATACCGGCCGGGGCCTTTGTGGCCCTGCGCACGGGCTGGAGCCGCCGCTGGCCGGCCCCGTCCGCCATGGCCAACCGGGACGAGGCGGGCCTCAGCCACGCGCCGGGCTGGTCGGGCCCGGTACTGCGTCATCTTTTCGAGGAGGTGGGCGTCACCGCCATCGGTCACGAGCAGACCGACACCGACCCCGGTCTGGCTACCTCGGCAGGTGACTTCAGCCTGGAGCGGTATGTCCTGGAGCGCGACCGGTGGCAGATCGAGCTGATGGCCAACCTCGACCGGGTTCCCGAGGCGGGCGCACTGATCGTCGCGACCTGGCCGAAGCCGCAGGGCGGTTCCGGCTTCCCGGCCCGGGTGTTCGCCCTCCACGGGGCGGAGTGCCCTGTCCGATGA
- a CDS encoding AsnC family transcriptional regulator — MDAVDEKIIAELTRNARITHAELGQRVQLSRNAVRQRVERLERQGHIGGYTLVRPSGTAAGDLVRAHVLVYRKDRMRGGDVLAAIRRIPEVVSCDVLSGEFDLLVSLEARSLERVRGIWEHMAQMPGVRDTVTTLVLSRVVDRSRS, encoded by the coding sequence ATGGACGCCGTCGATGAGAAGATCATCGCTGAACTGACCCGCAACGCCCGCATCACCCACGCCGAACTCGGCCAGCGTGTGCAGTTGTCCAGGAACGCCGTGCGCCAACGGGTGGAACGTCTCGAGCGGCAGGGGCACATCGGCGGCTACACTCTGGTCCGCCCGTCCGGCACGGCGGCCGGAGACCTGGTCCGCGCCCATGTCCTCGTCTACCGGAAGGACCGGATGCGCGGCGGCGACGTCCTCGCGGCGATCAGGCGCATCCCCGAAGTCGTCTCCTGCGACGTGCTGAGCGGCGAGTTCGACCTGCTGGTCAGTCTGGAGGCCCGGTCCCTGGAACGCGTAAGGGGCATCTGGGAGCACATGGCCCAGATGCCCGGTGTACGTGACACGGTCACCACTCTCGTGCTGTCCCGCGTCGTCGACCGCAGCCGGTCCTGA